The Chaetodon auriga isolate fChaAug3 chromosome 20, fChaAug3.hap1, whole genome shotgun sequence genome contains the following window.
TTGCTAGGTTACAGGTCAGTGCAGAGAAGCCTCTCGTGATGCTATAGAGATGCCTTGGTGTGTGTAATATGTAAGCATGCAGAGCTCTAATTTGAGCGAAATGTGATAATGTGATTGCAGGGCTCAACAATAACCGCTGAGATAATGCTGAGAATTCCCACTGTTGTTCTCTGAACACATGTGCTATCTACCACATCATCCTTCACATGTTCTATTTACACATAATCCTCCAAAGCAGCAGGAGGGCAGTCTAATCAGCCTGTGGTCATTTGGCGTAAGGCTGACTGCTATCACCACGTTCcattaatttcttcttcttctcggcTGAATCTTCGCTACTAAGCAGCCacatctgtgctgtttttgcacTACACTGCCCAGAGATCACTTGTCAGCCAAACAGTGTGTCCGCCGTGCCTCCCAAAATTCACATCACACTCCTTCTGACTGCTGAGAAATGTGCTGTCGTGACAAGCGAAAGCGCTGCCAAGACACCTCGCTAGCAGTAATTTTCACAACAGGCGTGTGAAGTGCTGATAAATAGCACAATGTTGTCTCAGCCTGTAATTCTATCTAAACCATTCTCCTCACTGCTCTGACCCAGAAGAGTCGGCAGTGGCAGAATGGCTGGATTAGCCGCTCGCAATCCCGGCGCGGTATAGGGGCCTCGGCTTCGTGCTGCCTCTGGCTCCTCGCGTCCCGCCGCAGCCAGCAGAGTCAGCTGCTGTGCAGACGAACTGTGAGAGGAGCAGTTTTTGGCTGGGGCTGGAGACTGGGGTAATTGGCTTTGACAGAGCTGATGAGTTGCTAATTAAATGTTTATCTGAATCTGGCATCTGTCGTAAAACAAATGTCTGTTAGCTGCCTACAATCTGTGGATTATCACAAATAACTGGGGTTGGGTCCTGCATGCGTGGAGATAAGCAGGGAGAGGACGGTGATTTGGGGCATGTTTTGAGCAGTCAGGCGGAAACTAGTCACTGCAACAGCACCTACTGGGTGAATGATAGGAGCTTACTGGCAAAATAATGGCAATGATTATCTGCAGCCACATTCAAGCTGGCGCCTGTGTactcacacacagtggctgGTATAGTTGCAGTTACTCTTGTCTGATGGAGAATTTTTAATCTATTAAGATCATTTTGAAATTCGGTAATCAAAGCCATTTTATAATTAGATTTTAGATATATAATAAGAGCCAGTTCAGGGTCAGTAAAACGATATATCTATCTCAGAAGTGTCTGCCTTTAATGTGGTGTTCTGGATATGTACAGCACGCTGCCTTCTGTAAACAAAACGTATTTCCAAAGAAAAGTGTCATCAAAGAcgtctgtggattatccagagtcTCGCtgcctgtttcattttttaatgtgtatgaaTGTTAGGTCACCTCCCCAGCTTTCAGTATCCTCTGAAGTCCCTTTATACGGTGCAAAGTGCTGAAAGCAGTCTTCTCGAGCTCAGTATTTAATGCTGGCTTACCAATAATTAGTCAGTCCCGGGATCTGCTGTGATGAGCAGTGGCTCGAAATGTGAGAGGAGATGTGATCTACAGAGGCAGCTTTAGTAGGAGACGTTTGAAAACAATGAAGCAACAATGACAGAATGCAGTTCTCTTCTTGCTAATGAGGAGCAGCCCATTTTTTCATATTGTACACGGTGATGAGCAGGATATTTATCTCCTGTACTGAAATACAGAGCACAGTGCTAAACAGCAGCAAGCTGTTTAAGGTGGAATGAGTAGTAGTCTAACGCAGACATGATGGCTGATTTCACAACCAAGCGACAGTTTCCTTGTCCAAATCAACTCAATGTTGAAGTTCAAGGGCATCATTTCAAAATCCTTTGTTTGTCTGCCTCCCTCTTATACTTCCAGGTTGATTTCCTTAGAAGAAGTCCAGCAGCCAAGATGAAAATCTAATTTGATCAACATGTTGATGCGCTCATGTGACTGGCCTTCAGGTATCACCACACTTGCACAGCGTTAAGCTTAATGAGCAGTGAGGAGCAGGTGGTGCAGCGAGTGCTTTCAGGACTTCTTTGTTCTGGGTTTTGCCTCTCAGGCTACACACAGTCTGTATGCATTAGTGTGCATCGTAACCATTTTCATCATATGTTGTTATTTGCTGAAGTATGAATGCTTTCATTTTGCAAGATTTTTGTATTTAGACCTTTTTTGCGCTTCTTGACTTTGCAGACCAGAAGTGAGAAaagactgtttatttattgaaactacaacctctgaTTGTCACTGGAAAACTTTCTGATGATCACAACTGAAAGATTTCTTTCTACTTCAAATCCAGACATGACAATCTCTCTGACAGTGCTCGCTGACGTTCACCGCGGGGACTGCAAAAGCAAGGGACGAACGGAGAGCTACAGAGAGCCCAAACTAAATATTTAACCAACAAAATAAGCCCTGTGTCCCTGGATCATGTTTGCATTAAAAGTGGAAGAGACGGGTAATGAAATACATTGTCAGAGAGGAGTATGTCATATGAGATGTGGAGAGACAGTTTGAaaactgctgattattttatGGAAAGCCCCTTTCTCGGccagtttcctcctcttccctccgcTTGAGTTGCAGTGCCTGTCTCAGGCTATCGTAGCCATCTTACCTCTCACGCttcagctgctctccctccacAGATTCTTTTTGATTGCagattcatattttcatttaaatgctgatgggagAGGGGATCAGTGTAAATTGGAAACCCAAACTTATTCCACTTTTTTCCccgtccttttttttttccttgtgtgtttgtgaaggagagCAATTGCAGGCGCCGTTGTTTGCTGTGAGAATTGTTGTTCGCACCCATGGATTGCCATGAATTTCAAAGAGGTCTGAAATTGCGCTGACCAGCATCAAAGTCAACCATATTCATTCAGATGTCAAATTGAAGTAGTGCCCTGGCCAACACTGGTACCGTATATCATGGTGACAGTGTCAGTTAAAGAAGTGGGTCAAGCTGTGATATAGTGTCAGATAAGGTGTGAGGCCTCTACCTATGTGAAAGCAAACCTTTAATATTTGGAGTTAGAATGatacaaactttttttttttttttttgagacagagctgctctggaggcagAAATAATCTCATTGGCTGCATTACACCCCAGTGGGCGTTATAAAGAagaaattgaattgaaatacTTCTTCAAACTGCTTTAAACCAActgtttcccaaccactgtgccaCGGCACACAAGTGTGCCATGAGAAATCATCGGGTGTGCCATGGAtgattatccaatttcacctgattggtgctctaaagcttagagcaccaatcaggtgaaatcttcctgtgtgtctttgttcaatTCCTGtaagaatatcagctttgtgttcaactaaacaggcctaggtttcacactgagtaagtAAATTGCGACTAgaattttcattatatttcaataaatatactttttgtgacatttttgtttggtggtgtgccttgtgatttttctaatgtaaaatatgtgccgtggctcaaaaaggttgggaaacactgctttaaACAATCTGTTTTCATGTAGAGCAGCAAAGCAGGAAGTACCACCACGTTCTCATACTGGTACAGAAGTCTTAACGTTTAAAGAGTCGAGAGATTTAGCATTGAATCTCCATAAAGTTGGGGAAGTTCTGTGAGACTGATTGAAACTGGTCAGAATCAAAGTAGCAGCTCTGAGATACATTAACCGTAGTAACGATAATGATATTTTAATGACTAGTACAAACTGTACCACTGACAAAATTAGGATGGCTTCATGACAGCCAATGTCAAAACCAACCACATATGAAAGATTGACGGAATTTTAACACGTAAACCAGCATAATGTCTTCAAGTTTGATCATTTGCTGTGGCATGTTTATGACAGGGTATGCCCTCTTGGTTAATGTCAAGTTGTCATAACAAAGATCGATCACCTTATCTCGCAAAGATCATCTCAAACAATGTCAGCTGCACTAAAAGTGACATAATTGACCAAATGACACTGGATGACaacattcataaacattcataaagACTCCTTCATGGTTATGACAGGCGTCTTGTCAGTCCTACGCACAACACTTAAAATAACACGGTACCAAACTGACTTCAATAGACTCTATCTAGAACTCACCGCGGTGATGTGGTGGACCAGTTTTTAGAAGCAACCACACGACACAGACATCAAGGAACATCAAGGAACAATGTTGAATGTTTAGAAAAATATGGATGGTTTATTTGACCCTACTGTAACAAGCATTATAATCCATTTCCATGATGTTCAACTTCTCTGATGTCAATGGAACACAGTCTACATCCAAATATGAACAGTGGTATATCTGTAATCaacaacacattcattcacttctCGTCCTACAGTtttgcaaagacacacacagtatagTAGTAATTTATCCTGTCAAATACTTGGTTAAGTGGGTTTCTATTCTGAACTCACGAAACAGTGATGAtttatagttgttttttttaagaatcTATTGAAAACAGACAGTCTAATACAAAGTCCATCCAGTACAGACTTGTCCATAATACTGTTTCTAGAATAGCTTATTTACAATCGTCTACTGGAAGCGGAAAAAAAACCTGCCATTGCTTCAAGAACAAAACAAGCTAGCCATCACTATTCAAActcaaaaatgaaattaaaaacagaagagaatatttttttattgattgtGCTTTGTAACCCACAAAACCACTTCGTCTGTCGAAATGGAACATCTGTCAGAGGCACCAAACAGAAGTGCTAATAACATCCATTTCAGTTTCTCTCATTGAGATTCTCTAGCGCTATGAGTAGGACAGGGCGTAcaaatggttgtttttttttttgttcatttatttatatatttataaagTTATTACAGGCTCATCCTAGTTCATCACCTGTGGTAGTGTTGTGTTGTACAACAGAAGTCACGGAGGAATCGGTCTATGTGTTTAACCATGCAAAGCCCTTTAAGATTTGCCAGAAAAGGTCACAGAATAGATTTGTTGGACAAAGGAGGCCAATAAAGGCTTAAACAGACAcaatcagtgttttctcactAAAACATACACAGAATGAGGCCGTAGCCCGTGGATGAATAGGGTAATCAAGACAGTGGAAATAACAGTAGGCAAGTTAGCTGGATAAAACCTCCTCTATCCACAACCCTCTCTGGCTTCAGATCTAGCTGGGCCTGTGTATACAGTGTAGCTCATTTTTCCGGTCTCTCACAGTAAGTGGATGTGGATGTTCTTGGTCCTGGAATCTTTGACTTTGCAGGAACCTCAGTCAAAGAAAGTGAAATCGCCACCATCCTACTCTAAAAGAAGGCCAGTGTACCCATGTACCTCAGTCAACCCCACCCTTGGCACACAGCAATGCTTCTTCCTGTGCAGTTCAGGTAGTCCTGGCTGCCGTTACACAGTCACCTCGGTCTTGCTGCCTGTACGGTAGTGCTgtggctgttgttgctgctgctggtggtgctgtggGATGTAGTGGAGTTGTTCCACAGTATGAGTCCGTCTGGAGGCAAACGCCTGCCTCTTAGATGCTGTCTGGTTCATGGCTAAAGTGTTGGAGTGCCCAGTGCTTCCCGCTCCTGATGCCCCGCCGCCACCATTGTTAGAGGCACTGGGATGGGAGTGCATTTTGGTCATCTTGTAGCGATCCATAAGAGGTGTGGTTGGTATGaacacgtctgtgtgtgagatggcGCGTGACATTGACAAGTCGCTGCCACGAAACCCGCCAGAGATGCTGCTGACCATGCCGCGCTTTAGCGACATCATCAGCTTGTCCGGCGAGAGCAGAGGATCCTGGGATAGGAGGCGGTCTTGTGAGTACAGGCGATCTTGTGAATAGAGGCGGTCTTGAGAGTAGTGGCGGTCTTTTGAATAGAGGTGATCCTGCGACAAGAGTCGGTCCTTGGAGTATATGCGGTCCTTGGAGTACAGACGATCTTGGGAAGTATGGCGGTCCTGTGGAAGAAGACGCTCCTGGGAGCGAAGACGTTCTGCAGAAAGGAGCTGTTCGTCTGAGAGGATCCTGCCTCCATACGGCGACATACCATTAGAAGACATGCTATAATCCTGCTGTGGGGTCCTCTGCGGGGACAGGACGCGGTCCTGGGACATGGCCCTCTGGACGCGACGGGGCCTCTGCCTTTGCtgagactgctgctgtgaagactGGGACTGGGGAGGGGCCTGGGAGATGGAGGACTGCGGGGGCTggctctggagctgctgctgctgctgttcccgGTGCTGTTGAGCAAAAGATGAATGAGGTGAGTTTATTCACAAGCTGAGGGGTAAAAGGCTTCGCTACCCACCACTGCAGAAAGAAGTGAAAGACCATCTATAGCTTCTAACTAATTCAAATCTGGAGAATAAGAGATAGCACACTCGCTTTGCCTCACAGATGCATAAAAAGCAAAGAACATGACCTTGTTCAGACGCCTGCACACTTAAACCAAGCACTTGTGTACCCACCTGGTCTTGACTGATTTTGAGAACATGCAAGGGAAGAGTGCCTCTTGCTGCCAGGTCGGGCAGGTGGCGCTTACGAGTGTAGTAGTCTTCGACTTCTttatctgctgcagaggagatgggataaaaaaaaaaagaaaaaaaaaaaaaaacagaagcaagaaatgaagaggagattCAGGGAGCGAAAGCAAGAGAAAACATGGGTAGGTGTTAGAATGCAAGGGGAGAAATCGGATAAAGTGGGATTGGAGCACATTGCACACAATGCAGAGAGGAGTGTTGGCGGAACCATCTGTGTTTCACCTTTCCAAGCTCATGGAGGGGAATAAAAAAtcgagagagacagaggaatcACAGTGAGACCGTATTACATGCTAGGCACATAACATCCACACATCCAGGCTTCATCTGGGATTCTACAGGCAGTTCTGGCTGTGGGGGCAAACTTTTCAAAGGTCAT
Protein-coding sequences here:
- the LOC143338865 gene encoding protein shisa-6 isoform X10, whose translation is MGIRHLLLLLIYLDPLSVLSAAPGGKKPKQAARKVPKATVVPTVVPQKTPQPAPASNHDTCLGYYDVSGQYDKMFECNNTDHRYCCGTCYLRFCCEYKKDRLDQKACKNYQTPVWVVTAAPSPVPTGETYDPSMDQTNTAVYITCGIIAFIIVLGVSVKVAYDKATEPPQEMNIHRALADILRQQGPIPISQYDCENFAAMNGSPKDNTPVRTSSKNHYTPVHTSKSNHGLHYGKESVRSSGGAELHNFISSGFVTLGRGHPKADKEVEDYYTRKRHLPDLAARGTLPLHVLKISQDQHREQQQQQLQSQPPQSSISQAPPQSQSSQQQSQQRQRPRRVQRAMSQDRVLSPQRTPQQDYSMSSNGMSPYGGRILSDEQLLSAERLRSQERLLPQDRHTSQDRLYSKDRIYSKDRLLSQDHLYSKDRHYSQDRLYSQDRLYSQDRLLSQDPLLSPDKLMMSLKRGMVSSISGGFRGSDLSMSRAISHTDVFIPTTPLMDRYKMTKMHSHPSASNNGGGGASGAGSTGHSNTLAMNQTASKRQAFASRRTHTVEQLHYIPQHHQQQQQQPQHYRTGSKTEVTV
- the LOC143338865 gene encoding protein shisa-6 isoform X7, with the protein product MGIRHLLLLLIYLDPLSVLSAAPGGKKPKQAARKVPKATVVPTVVPQKTPQPAPASNHDTCLGYYDVSGQYDKMFECNNTDHRYCCGTCYLRFCCEYKKDRLDQKACKNYQTPVWVVTAAPSPVPTGETYDPSMDQTNTAVYITCGIIAFIIVLGVSVKVAYDKATEPPQEMNIHRALADILRQQGPIPISQYDCENFAAMNGSPKDNTPVRTSSKNHYTPVHTSKSNHGLHYGKESVRSSGGAELHNFISSGFVTLGRGHPKGEKHWPVRSQSHHGTHQHNYNHVALGSPTRTPKNADKEVEDYYTRKRHLPDLAARGTLPLHVLKISQDQHREQQQQQLQSQPPQSSISQAPPQSQSSQQQSQQRQRPRRVQRAMSQDRVLSPQRTPQQDYSMSSNGMSPYGGRILSDEQLLSAERLRSQERLLPQDRHTSQDRLYSKDRIYSKDRLLSQDHLYSKDRHYSQDRLYSQDRLYSQDRLLSQDPLLSPDKLMMSLKRGMVSSISGGFRGSDLSMSRAISHTDVFIPTTPLMDRYKMTKMHSHPSASNNGGGGASGAGSTGHSNTLAMNQTASKRQAFASRRTHTVEQLHYIPQHHQQQQQQPQHYRTGSKTEVTV
- the LOC143338865 gene encoding protein shisa-6 isoform X6, with the protein product MGIRHLLLLLIYLDPLSVLSAAPGGKKPKQAARKVPKATVVPTVVPQKTPQPAPASNHDTCLGYYDVSGQYDKMFECNNTDHRYCCGTCYLRFCCEYKKDRLDQKACKNYQTPVWVVTAAPSPVPTGETYDPSMDQTNTAVYITCGIIAFIIVLGVSVKVAYDKATEPPQEMNIHRALADILRQQGPIPISQYDCENFAAMNGSPKDNTPVRTSSKNHYTPVHTSKSNHGLHYGKESVRSSGGAELHNFISSGFVTLGRGHPKGEKHWPVRSQSHHGTHQHNYNHVALGSPTRTPKNAHRSLRRDKEVEDYYTRKRHLPDLAARGTLPLHVLKISQDQHREQQQQQLQSQPPQSSISQAPPQSQSSQQQSQQRQRPRRVQRAMSQDRVLSPQRTPQQDYSMSSNGMSPYGGRILSDEQLLSAERLRSQERLLPQDRHTSQDRLYSKDRIYSKDRLLSQDHLYSKDRHYSQDRLYSQDRLYSQDRLLSQDPLLSPDKLMMSLKRGMVSSISGGFRGSDLSMSRAISHTDVFIPTTPLMDRYKMTKMHSHPSASNNGGGGASGAGSTGHSNTLAMNQTASKRQAFASRRTHTVEQLHYIPQHHQQQQQQPQHYRTGSKTEVTV
- the LOC143338865 gene encoding protein shisa-6 isoform X9, translated to MGIRHLLLLLIYLDPLSVLSAAPGGKKPKQAARKVPKATVVPTVVPQKTPQPAPASNHDTCLGYYDVSGQYDKMFECNNTDHRYCCGTCYLRFCCEYKKDRLDQKACKNYQTPVWVVTAAPSPVPTGETYDPSMDQTNTAVYITCGIIAFIIVLGVSVKVAYDKATEPPQEMNIHRALADILRQQGPIPISQYDCENFAAMNGSPKDNTPVRTSSKNHYTPVHTSKSNHGLHYGKESVRSSGGAELHNFISSGFVTLGRGHPKGEKHWPVRSQSHHDKEVEDYYTRKRHLPDLAARGTLPLHVLKISQDQHREQQQQQLQSQPPQSSISQAPPQSQSSQQQSQQRQRPRRVQRAMSQDRVLSPQRTPQQDYSMSSNGMSPYGGRILSDEQLLSAERLRSQERLLPQDRHTSQDRLYSKDRIYSKDRLLSQDHLYSKDRHYSQDRLYSQDRLYSQDRLLSQDPLLSPDKLMMSLKRGMVSSISGGFRGSDLSMSRAISHTDVFIPTTPLMDRYKMTKMHSHPSASNNGGGGASGAGSTGHSNTLAMNQTASKRQAFASRRTHTVEQLHYIPQHHQQQQQQPQHYRTGSKTEVTV
- the LOC143338865 gene encoding protein shisa-6 isoform X5 produces the protein MGIRHLLLLLIYLDPLSVLSAAPGGKKPKQAARKVPKATVVPTVVPQKTPQPAPASNHDTCLGYYDVSGQYDKMFECNNTDHRYCCGTCYLRFCCEYKKDRLDQKACKNYQTPVWVVTAAPSPVPTGETYDPSMDQTNTAVYITCGIIAFIIVLGVSVKVAYDKATEPPQEMNIHRALADILRQQGPIPISQYDCENFAAMNGSPKDNTPVRTSSKNHYTPVHTSKSNHGLHYGKESVRSSGGAELHNFISSGFVTLGRGHPKGEKHWPVRSQSHHGTHQHNYNHVALGSPTRTPKNAHRSLRRADKEVEDYYTRKRHLPDLAARGTLPLHVLKISQDQHREQQQQQLQSQPPQSSISQAPPQSQSSQQQSQQRQRPRRVQRAMSQDRVLSPQRTPQQDYSMSSNGMSPYGGRILSDEQLLSAERLRSQERLLPQDRHTSQDRLYSKDRIYSKDRLLSQDHLYSKDRHYSQDRLYSQDRLYSQDRLLSQDPLLSPDKLMMSLKRGMVSSISGGFRGSDLSMSRAISHTDVFIPTTPLMDRYKMTKMHSHPSASNNGGGGASGAGSTGHSNTLAMNQTASKRQAFASRRTHTVEQLHYIPQHHQQQQQQPQHYRTGSKTEVTV
- the LOC143338865 gene encoding protein shisa-6 isoform X8; the encoded protein is MGIRHLLLLLIYLDPLSVLSAAPGGKKPKQAARKVPKATVVPTVVPQKTPQPAPASNHDTCLGYYDVSGQYDKMFECNNTDHRYCCGTCYLRFCCEYKKDRLDQKACKNYQTPVWVVTAAPSPVPTGETYDPSMDQTNTAVYITCGIIAFIIVLGVSVKVAYDKATEPPQEMNIHRALADILRQQGPIPISQYDCENFAAMNGSPKDNTPVRTSSKNHYTPVHTSKSNHGLHYGKESVRSSGGAELHNFISSGFVTLGRGHPKGEKHWPVRSQSHHADKEVEDYYTRKRHLPDLAARGTLPLHVLKISQDQHREQQQQQLQSQPPQSSISQAPPQSQSSQQQSQQRQRPRRVQRAMSQDRVLSPQRTPQQDYSMSSNGMSPYGGRILSDEQLLSAERLRSQERLLPQDRHTSQDRLYSKDRIYSKDRLLSQDHLYSKDRHYSQDRLYSQDRLYSQDRLLSQDPLLSPDKLMMSLKRGMVSSISGGFRGSDLSMSRAISHTDVFIPTTPLMDRYKMTKMHSHPSASNNGGGGASGAGSTGHSNTLAMNQTASKRQAFASRRTHTVEQLHYIPQHHQQQQQQPQHYRTGSKTEVTV
- the LOC143338865 gene encoding protein shisa-6 isoform X11 translates to MGIRHLLLLLIYLDPLSVLSAAPGGKKPKQAARKVPKATVVPTVVPQKTPQPAPASNHDTCLGYYDVSGQYDKMFECNNTDHRYCCGTCYLRFCCEYKKDRLDQKACKNYQTPVWVVTAAPSPVPTGETYDPSMDQTNTAVYITCGIIAFIIVLGVSVKVAYDKATEPPQEMNIHRALADILRQQGPIPISQYDCENFAAMNGSPKDNTPVRTSSKNHYTPVHTSKSNHGLHYGKESVRSSGGAELHNFISSGFVTLGRGHPKDKEVEDYYTRKRHLPDLAARGTLPLHVLKISQDQHREQQQQQLQSQPPQSSISQAPPQSQSSQQQSQQRQRPRRVQRAMSQDRVLSPQRTPQQDYSMSSNGMSPYGGRILSDEQLLSAERLRSQERLLPQDRHTSQDRLYSKDRIYSKDRLLSQDHLYSKDRHYSQDRLYSQDRLYSQDRLLSQDPLLSPDKLMMSLKRGMVSSISGGFRGSDLSMSRAISHTDVFIPTTPLMDRYKMTKMHSHPSASNNGGGGASGAGSTGHSNTLAMNQTASKRQAFASRRTHTVEQLHYIPQHHQQQQQQPQHYRTGSKTEVTV
- the LOC143338865 gene encoding protein shisa-6 isoform X4; amino-acid sequence: MGIRHLLLLLIYLDPLSVLSAAPGGKKPKQAARKVPKATVVPTVVPQKTPQPAPASNHDTCLGYYDVSGQYDKMFECNNTDHRYCCGTCYLRFCCEYKKDRLDQKACKNYQTPVWVVTAAPSPVPTGETYDPSMDQTNTAVYITCGIIAFIIVLGVSVKVAYDKATEPPQEMNIHRALADILRQQGPIPISQYDCENFAAMNGSPKDNTPVRTSSKNHYTPVHTSKSNHGLHYGKESVRSSGGAELHNFISSGFVTLGRGHPKENNRISGILTSQTEPYDLSFSRSFQSLSHLPPSYEAAVKADLNRFSSLKKLTDKEVEDYYTRKRHLPDLAARGTLPLHVLKISQDQHREQQQQQLQSQPPQSSISQAPPQSQSSQQQSQQRQRPRRVQRAMSQDRVLSPQRTPQQDYSMSSNGMSPYGGRILSDEQLLSAERLRSQERLLPQDRHTSQDRLYSKDRIYSKDRLLSQDHLYSKDRHYSQDRLYSQDRLYSQDRLLSQDPLLSPDKLMMSLKRGMVSSISGGFRGSDLSMSRAISHTDVFIPTTPLMDRYKMTKMHSHPSASNNGGGGASGAGSTGHSNTLAMNQTASKRQAFASRRTHTVEQLHYIPQHHQQQQQQPQHYRTGSKTEVTV